DNA sequence from the Methanobacterium formicicum DSM 3637 genome:
GGTTGATAATACTTATTGCGTGGAATGGGCAGCGGTTGGTGCATATCCCGCACCCTGAACATAGTTCCTCTGACATTATTGGTTTTTTAGTTTTCGGGTCGATGGTAATTGTGTCTTCTTCCATGCGCACCCCAGGACAGTATTCAATGCACATGTAATTGCATTTTTTGGGCTGGCAGCGGTCATGGTCTAATATGGATATTCTAGTCAAAATTATCAAAACCTTAAATAGCTTTTAATGGAAATCTAAAAATGTTTAAGACGTATTTTTAAAATATTTCTGATATATTAAATTGAATTTATTATATTCTATTAGTTTTGCATCATATTTTAATTAATGGATTTTATGATAAATATTTTTTTTAAAATATCAATCCCTAAAAGTTCTAGTTTCAAATTTAAAAAAATTTATTGTATTTTCAATCTCTAAACAAATCAATCTATAAAATAAAAGCTTGGGAACTAATGTAGATAATAAATGGAAATTTTAGTAAAAAAAGGGAGAATATAAGTAGAAAATTGGTTCATAGAAGTTTGTTCATAAGAAGAAATTTGGTTTTAGATTTTTAAATGGAATTACTTCCTATGCTTTACCTTCTTTTATCTTCCCATCAAGTACTGTGACTATTCTATCTGCCTGCTCACCAACATCCTGCTCATGGGTAACCATCACCAAGGTTACATTCTCTTTCTGGTGGATATCCTTTAACAGATCCAGGATCATCTGGGTGGTCCTGGAATCCAGGGCTCCAGTGGGTTCATCAGCTAGTATTATCGTGGGATGGTTAACCAGTGCCCTGGCAATGGCCACTCTCTGTCTTTCTCCACCAGATAGCTTGGTGGGCTTTTGTTTGACTTTCTCTGACAGGTCACTGAAATTCATTAGTTCTAATAGTTCCATAGCCCTACTTTCCATGTCTTTGGTGGAAATTTTCTTCCGTAGCATGGGTATTTCCACATTCTCCAGTACACTCAGGTTGGGTATCAGGTTATGTAACTGGAAAACAAAACCTATTTTTTCGGATCTAAACTGGTCCAGATTCTTGGTTTTCAT
Encoded proteins:
- a CDS encoding ABC transporter ATP-binding protein, which produces MNNNGNIIEIHGLKKSYDKGKTKALDGVNLEIQEGEFVSIMGPSGSGKSTLLNMIGAFDTADEGSISVAGIDLMKTKNLDQFRSEKIGFVFQLHNLIPNLSVLENVEIPMLRKKISTKDMESRAMELLELMNFSDLSEKVKQKPTKLSGGERQRVAIARALVNHPTIILADEPTGALDSRTTQMILDLLKDIHQKENVTLVMVTHEQDVGEQADRIVTVLDGKIKEGKA